The following are encoded together in the Streptomyces flavofungini genome:
- a CDS encoding pentapeptide repeat-containing protein — MPATPHPATPAPRSLADLPFAHRLEVFDGELGRDGDHESVHFDGGDFADLDGGGTTFLECAFSSVAVEGGRYRRVRFTDVWTWQTRWVGTDLAETQWTDCESGAGLLAGVELYGARLRRVVFHRCKFDSVNLRAAELRDVVFVDCLLRDVDFGGARLNGVAFPGTTLERVRFDGVTVDRADLSGAAALGIASGLEGLRGATISGIQLLELAPALAGLAGLRVADA, encoded by the coding sequence ATGCCCGCGACCCCGCACCCCGCCACCCCCGCTCCCCGCAGCCTCGCCGACCTCCCGTTTGCCCACCGCCTCGAAGTGTTCGACGGGGAGCTCGGGCGGGACGGCGATCATGAGTCCGTGCACTTCGACGGGGGCGACTTCGCCGATCTGGACGGCGGCGGCACCACCTTCCTGGAGTGCGCCTTCTCCTCGGTGGCCGTCGAGGGCGGGCGGTACCGCCGGGTCCGCTTCACCGACGTCTGGACGTGGCAGACCCGTTGGGTGGGCACCGACCTCGCCGAGACCCAGTGGACGGACTGCGAGTCGGGCGCGGGGCTGCTCGCCGGGGTGGAGCTGTACGGCGCCCGCCTCCGCCGCGTGGTGTTCCACCGCTGCAAGTTCGACTCGGTCAACCTGCGCGCGGCCGAGCTGCGCGATGTCGTCTTCGTGGACTGCCTGCTGCGCGACGTCGACTTCGGCGGCGCGCGCCTCAATGGGGTCGCCTTCCCCGGTACGACGCTGGAGCGCGTCCGCTTCGACGGCGTCACCGTGGACCGGGCCGACCTGAGCGGGGCGGCGGCCCTCGGCATCGCCTCGGGGCTCGAAGGGCTGCGCGGGGCGACCATCAGCGGTATCCAACTGCTTGAACTCGCACCGGCGTTGGCGGGCCTGGCCGGGCTGCGGGTGGCGGACGCCTGA